A genomic window from Periweissella cryptocerci includes:
- a CDS encoding homoserine O-acetyltransferase/O-succinyltransferase family protein, whose product MAVSLKNGYLKQLQNSVPTKKRAKQIVILNLMPNRLETEKQFASIFNDLDGDVELTFMYAATHHFKGVARDEIAKTYVNLAQIDQQYFDGLIITGAPVEKLDYAQVDYFAEFRAILRWAKTHVNQTLLECWAAQAGLNHYYATKKYVLPQKLFGVFGDEVTGITTLTKGIGQFIVPHSRHSNVLVKQHVDLKILIKDAVAGPVLLQDVKRRVTFMQGHPEYFADTLWHEFERDLRAGKQVAVPQNYEKSSGNWLETSHKFYQNWLDLMR is encoded by the coding sequence ATGGCAGTATCGTTAAAAAATGGCTATTTAAAGCAATTACAAAATTCTGTGCCAACGAAAAAAAGGGCGAAACAAATCGTGATTTTGAATTTGATGCCGAATCGTTTAGAAACTGAAAAACAGTTTGCCAGCATCTTTAATGACCTTGACGGCGATGTTGAGCTCACGTTTATGTATGCCGCCACCCATCATTTCAAAGGAGTAGCCCGCGATGAAATTGCTAAAACGTATGTTAATTTAGCGCAGATTGACCAGCAATATTTTGATGGCTTAATCATAACTGGTGCGCCAGTTGAAAAACTTGATTATGCCCAAGTTGACTATTTTGCTGAATTTCGCGCAATCTTAAGATGGGCCAAAACGCATGTAAATCAGACTTTGCTCGAATGTTGGGCAGCTCAAGCTGGATTAAACCATTATTATGCGACGAAGAAATATGTCTTACCGCAAAAATTATTCGGCGTCTTTGGCGATGAAGTAACTGGTATCACAACGTTGACTAAAGGCATTGGGCAATTTATCGTGCCACATTCCCGCCATAGTAACGTGCTAGTTAAACAACACGTGGATTTAAAGATATTAATTAAGGATGCAGTCGCCGGCCCGGTACTTTTACAAGATGTGAAACGGCGGGTGACGTTTATGCAAGGTCATCCCGAGTATTTTGCTGATACCTTATGGCATGAATTTGAACGGGATCTACGAGCAGGTAAACAAGTGGCGGTACCGCAAAATTACGAAAAAAGTAGTGGGAATTGGTTGGAAACTAGTCATAAGTTTTATCAAAATTGGCTGGATTTGATGCGGTGA
- a CDS encoding amino acid ABC transporter permease — translation MPKLIDFKLIFTEIPKLLTALPVTLEITFVAMTFGLIIGLLMAIVKINRVPVFSQIFAILVSFLRGTPLIVQLYITYYGVPIVLQYINFYQHTKYNINSVPALLFVLVAFAFHESAYNSENIRAAILSVDKGEIEAGEALGMTRWQVLRRVTIPNALVVALPTLGNAFISLLKNTSLAFVASVVDLTAKGQIIAGANYRYFEVYLSLALIYWVLTIITGFIINVIETRITKFKHSPIVMEEIV, via the coding sequence ATGCCAAAATTAATTGATTTCAAACTTATATTTACGGAAATTCCCAAATTATTAACTGCATTACCAGTTACCTTAGAAATTACCTTTGTTGCTATGACATTTGGGCTAATTATTGGTTTACTAATGGCGATTGTCAAAATCAACCGGGTTCCGGTTTTTTCGCAAATATTTGCCATCCTAGTTTCATTTTTACGTGGCACACCGCTCATTGTGCAACTTTATATTACTTACTATGGAGTGCCGATTGTACTTCAGTATATAAATTTCTATCAGCATACAAAATACAACATTAATAGTGTACCAGCGTTGTTATTTGTATTAGTGGCGTTTGCTTTTCATGAATCTGCTTATAATTCTGAAAACATTAGGGCAGCAATTTTAAGTGTTGATAAAGGTGAAATTGAAGCTGGTGAGGCATTAGGAATGACCCGTTGGCAAGTATTGAGACGCGTTACAATTCCGAATGCATTAGTTGTTGCATTACCAACGTTAGGGAATGCATTTATCAGTTTATTGAAGAATACCTCGCTTGCGTTTGTCGCTTCGGTAGTCGATTTAACAGCTAAAGGACAAATTATTGCAGGTGCTAACTATCGTTACTTTGAAGTCTATCTTTCATTGGCACTTATCTATTGGGTTTTAACAATCATTACCGGATTTATTATTAATGTTATTGAAACCAGAATTACTAAATTTAAACACAGTCCAATTGT
- a CDS encoding PLP-dependent transferase produces the protein MTEKAGCAWQTETILAQAGNRTDDEKTGSISTPLYLSTAFRHRGLGQSTGYDYSRLETPTREVLEQTLAELEHGDQGFALSSGMAAIQLVFTLFKSGDHIITSDDLYGGSFRFFDLLQENYGLEFSLWDGHDAAELAGLVTEKTKAIWLETPSNPTMKVIDIASAATAAHEINPDIRVIVDNTFYTPLRQQPLPLGADIVVHSATKYLAGHNDVLAGIVVTKRPADSEQIAFNLVTTGATLAPFDSWLLIRSLKTLAVRLERHEYNARILVDYLNKNAAVEKVLYPGQGGMISFYLKADHDVDNFLQKIKLFSFAESLGGSESLITVPAVQTHHDMTAARREQLGITDQLLRLSTGLENVADLIADLEQALG, from the coding sequence ATGACGGAAAAAGCAGGATGTGCGTGGCAGACAGAAACGATTTTGGCACAAGCGGGAAATCGGACGGACGATGAAAAGACGGGTTCAATTTCAACACCGTTGTATTTATCCACAGCATTTCGGCATCGGGGGCTGGGACAGTCAACTGGTTATGATTATTCACGATTGGAGACGCCCACGCGGGAAGTCTTAGAGCAAACCCTCGCCGAACTTGAACACGGCGATCAAGGATTTGCGTTGAGCTCGGGCATGGCGGCAATTCAATTGGTATTTACATTATTCAAAAGCGGCGATCATATTATTACGTCGGATGACTTGTATGGCGGTTCATTTCGATTCTTCGATTTGCTGCAAGAAAATTATGGCTTGGAATTTAGTTTGTGGGATGGGCACGATGCCGCTGAATTGGCCGGATTAGTCACTGAAAAAACGAAAGCAATCTGGCTCGAAACACCGTCTAATCCAACGATGAAAGTTATTGATATCGCCAGTGCGGCTACTGCGGCGCATGAAATAAATCCTGACATTCGGGTAATTGTGGATAACACATTTTATACGCCGTTGCGCCAACAACCATTGCCATTAGGAGCCGATATTGTGGTGCATAGTGCGACTAAATATTTGGCGGGGCACAACGATGTACTAGCTGGAATCGTGGTGACTAAACGCCCCGCTGACAGTGAACAAATCGCCTTTAACTTGGTGACAACAGGCGCCACCTTAGCGCCATTTGACAGTTGGCTCTTAATTCGCAGTTTAAAAACACTGGCGGTACGGCTTGAGCGCCATGAGTACAATGCCCGTATCCTGGTGGATTATCTGAATAAAAATGCGGCGGTGGAAAAAGTTTTATACCCCGGCCAAGGCGGCATGATTAGTTTTTATTTAAAAGCGGATCACGATGTGGATAACTTCTTGCAAAAAATTAAGCTGTTTTCCTTTGCCGAAAGTCTCGGCGGTAGTGAAAGCCTCATCACCGTTCCAGCTGTGCAAACGCACCATGACATGACGGCAGCCCGGCGGGAACAGCTAGGGATAACCGACCAACTCTTACGCCTATCGACTGGACTGGAAAATGTCGCGGATTTGATTGCTGATTTGGAGCAGGCGCTTGGGTGA
- a CDS encoding homoserine dehydrogenase codes for MTTKKQTIKLGIFGLGTVGTGLVELLHTNAPVLHNANINFEITQIVVHNLSKQRAPITHGLPISIDSTTILTNPAIQIVVEAMGTIEPAKTYISAALNAGKHVVTANKDLLAKHGPELIALAQQNKVNLYYEASVAGGIPILQTLTNSYASDQVTQIVGVLNGTANYILSQMGTNHLSYAAALQQAQKLGFAESNPAQDVEGIDSAYKLSILARLVFGTAVQISEFPIKGITAVTATDLQLANELGFKIKLLAISRYTQNGLALTVAPTLVAQGTLLANVDNENNGINITSAALGNSFLAGKGAGALPTAQSLTNDLLQIARNINTTSPELPINTPNNVPLIPVTPVQRYFIRTIAPLKDANAVQRLTADRRGVITTPLSVAQLDALAQTNEIIVQYPILE; via the coding sequence ATGACTACTAAAAAACAAACAATTAAACTGGGGATTTTCGGCTTAGGAACAGTGGGGACTGGACTTGTTGAACTTTTACACACTAACGCACCGGTTTTGCACAACGCAAATATTAATTTTGAAATCACCCAAATCGTTGTGCATAACTTATCTAAGCAACGCGCCCCAATTACGCACGGGCTACCAATTAGTATTGATTCCACCACTATTTTAACCAATCCGGCAATTCAAATTGTCGTTGAAGCCATGGGCACAATTGAACCGGCCAAAACTTATATTAGTGCCGCACTCAACGCAGGTAAACACGTTGTGACTGCTAACAAGGATTTACTGGCAAAACACGGCCCGGAGCTCATCGCCCTTGCGCAACAAAATAAAGTTAATTTATATTATGAAGCTAGCGTGGCGGGCGGTATTCCGATTTTGCAAACCCTCACTAATAGCTACGCGAGCGACCAAGTCACCCAAATAGTCGGCGTTTTGAATGGCACGGCAAACTACATTTTATCGCAAATGGGTACTAACCATTTGAGTTACGCGGCGGCTCTGCAGCAAGCGCAGAAGCTCGGTTTCGCTGAAAGTAACCCCGCGCAAGACGTTGAAGGCATCGATTCCGCCTACAAACTCAGTATTTTAGCGCGCTTGGTCTTTGGCACCGCCGTCCAAATTTCAGAGTTTCCAATTAAGGGGATTACCGCGGTAACGGCCACTGACTTGCAACTGGCAAACGAACTCGGCTTTAAAATAAAACTGTTGGCAATCAGCAGATACACACAAAATGGGCTCGCACTCACGGTTGCCCCGACATTAGTGGCTCAAGGAACACTCTTAGCCAACGTCGATAATGAAAATAACGGCATTAATATTACGAGCGCTGCCCTGGGTAATTCCTTCTTGGCAGGTAAAGGGGCCGGTGCTTTGCCAACCGCGCAATCACTTACCAATGATTTGCTCCAAATTGCGCGTAACATCAACACGACATCACCGGAATTACCAATTAATACGCCAAATAATGTGCCGTTGATTCCCGTTACACCGGTGCAACGTTATTTCATCCGAACCATCGCCCCACTAAAAGATGCCAACGCTGTCCAACGTTTGACCGCCGATCGCCGTGGCGTAATCACCACGCCACTTTCTGTCGCACAACTGGATGCACTAGCACAGACCAATGAAATTATCGTCCAATATCCAATCTTGGAGTAA
- a CDS encoding transporter substrate-binding domain-containing protein — MNKKMGILGITLAAGFILGGCGTKAASTKSADSNVKTIVVGTSGMPKPFTYADENGKLAGYDIDTVRALDKELKQYKFEFKKTEITSVLAGLDAGRFQIGANNFGYNDERAEKYLYTKPTFQDWFVLVVRNNNQTIKQFADVAGKTTVATPGVNFTMALEKFNKTASTKTKITYSQEDPAKQVQDISSGKYDYALIDKPLFDAYKKEFKLTNLKGLDLSTSDEKKVTPRTPYSYLLVSKTDGGQQLVKDLNKAIVKIQADGTQAKISQKYFGEDYVPGK; from the coding sequence ATGAATAAAAAAATGGGAATATTAGGAATTACATTGGCCGCGGGTTTTATTTTAGGGGGCTGTGGTACTAAGGCGGCAAGCACAAAGTCGGCGGATTCAAATGTTAAAACGATTGTTGTCGGAACATCTGGGATGCCCAAACCATTTACCTATGCCGATGAAAACGGTAAGTTGGCGGGTTATGATATCGACACAGTTCGGGCATTGGATAAGGAATTAAAGCAATATAAGTTTGAATTTAAGAAAACTGAAATCACGTCGGTATTGGCTGGCTTAGATGCCGGTAGGTTCCAAATCGGTGCGAATAATTTTGGTTATAACGATGAGCGTGCGGAAAAATATTTATACACCAAACCAACTTTCCAAGATTGGTTTGTCTTAGTAGTTCGCAATAATAATCAGACAATTAAGCAATTTGCGGATGTTGCTGGTAAAACAACAGTGGCCACTCCAGGGGTAAACTTCACGATGGCACTTGAAAAATTTAATAAAACAGCAAGCACTAAAACGAAAATTACGTATTCACAAGAAGATCCTGCCAAACAGGTTCAGGACATTTCTAGCGGGAAGTATGATTATGCGCTAATTGATAAACCACTCTTTGACGCATACAAAAAAGAATTTAAGTTGACGAATTTAAAAGGCCTAGACTTATCCACTAGTGATGAAAAGAAGGTGACACCACGGACACCATACAGTTATTTATTAGTTTCAAAAACAGATGGTGGGCAACAACTCGTTAAAGATTTGAATAAAGCGATTGTAAAAATTCAAGCAGATGGGACCCAGGCGAAAATTTCACAAAAATACTTTGGTGAAGATTATGTGCCAGGAAAATAA